The genomic segment TAGAGTTCAAGACAGGGCTGATTTATTCTGCTGGGTCTGGCAGAAGCCCCCACATGGGTTCTGAAGGTGCACAGAGGATGAGAACCTCAGATTATCTTGTACAAAGGCAAGTCAATATAGTAATTGTTTAGTATTCCTATAGTTTAATTGTTCAAAACAATTGAATTGGTCTGTTTAAAACAATTCTAGGAAAACTCTGTTTAGTCTATAAACATTTCTAAAGATAGTGTTATAAATAAGTGGCACAAACACAGGAACATGTATTTTTGGAAACATCAAAcaggtttatattttaaattaccactttcatttgttttgttaaatataCAGCTTTTCTGGGTGTGTACAGCCAGGTATTTACCTGGTCTCTGCAATGTTGGTTGCAATCACGATTTTCCTTACTCCTGGTGGGGTCTTCTTAAACACCTGTAATCAGCCAGGGCCCATTTATATGTTTGCCAAAACCAAACATGtgcttcattcattttttttttttttgcagttgtgAAATATCACAATAAAAGAGCAGCATACCTGAGTCTGGTTAACAGTAGGCATCAGTGAATGCAAAGGTATGATAATAAACCTATCTGGAAGTTAAAAATCAGTAAAAGATATGGTGTAAGCACAGAAACTTTACAGGAAAATCAATCATGCAGAATAGAGAAAATAGGCTGCAAGTCAGGCTACTGTTTCTTGCTCTGATTTCACAGATACTTGTATCATAATGGCAAATTCTACAGTAAAAAGGTATAAAGGACTTTTTTATGATGCTACGATGACATGACaagtttaataaaatatataaagttaTGTACAgtaatttatatttacttttagaCTCTCAAATTATTCAATAATTGCTCAAGTTTAACACATAAACTGACACAATCTTTCAATAAACTGAAATTCTGTATCTATGGACTGTACACACCACATACTGCAAGGCAACATGTGAATAGTGAAGAGCCCAGCTAAGGGAGGTTAGATGGAAAGATGAGACAGGCCAAAGGACAAGTTAAAGTGTATCAGACAGGCACAGATACTGTAGTGCCCATAACAAAGCTCAGATAAACAGGCTGGAGGGAGCTCTCAGCAAAGCAGGGGgcgggagctgctggaggaacaAGGGTagaggaaacacagagaaaggagTTTAGTTTGGGAGGGGGGTTCTCACAGCCACGGGAAAGGACAGCAGGAAGGAGATGCAGGTCAGGTTGGTTTTCAGATTTTCACTCCCACATCAAGGAAAACGAGTTGTTGTCCTTAGCAGATGAAGGAcactacagaaatacaaaaactgCTGAACACTGCAATTATTTTGAGGAGAGATGAGCTAAAAATGAATCCAGTGCAACAGCAACAATTCCACGCAAAAATAGTCTGCCACTAATGCTACTGCTACAATTCCCATGAAAATTTTGGTTTTACCTGACTTAAACATGACTTGTGACATCAAGAGATCGTGCAGAGTGCTGATGTtgtcccagcctggcagaaACACCAGAATTGCACCATCCtacagggaaaagagggagcaAAGGAAGAGAGGTCAGAACACACCACCCACTGTGCAGAGAGCCAGCTACTTGCACACCGATACACCTGCTGGACCTGTGAGACCTGAAACCTCACTGACTCCCATTTGGAACagtttaacaatttttttttctataaaagaGCCAGTTACATGTATTTATCTGAACGTAAGAAGtaaaaattggattttaaaTGCTGTCCCCTGCAGTGTTTTAAACACAGCCATGTCAACACCAGAATTTAAGCTGCAAGTAAAAGAGAGGAACTCCTGTGTAATTTTCaagacagaaagaacaaaaaataaagccatCCTCATTATCCACAGTTTTAATGATCTATTAACTGAAACATTAAATtacttgatatttttaataatataggTATGAGGCAGTGAACACACCTCTGAGTATGGCTCTTGCCCTCTCCCTCCCAGTGCAGAGGAACTAGGAATGGAGATTCAGTCATACAATAAAATGGCCTTCAGAGTTTTCTACAGCTGTTTCACTAAATGTAACTGTTACTACAAACTGCAAAGACTACTTCCTTTGACAAGCACATACTCAGTCACAGAAAGAAGTAaaagttaaatttaatttgtaattacattattttccatcaaaaaacTAAGGTGTACACTTAATTTGAAGGCTTATTTAAATGCttagccaaaagaaaaaaatgcagcaaccCAAATTCAAATAGCACCTAAACCTTCAGCTCTCTGCCCCATCTTATGTACGAGACAATCCTTGCTGTCACTGAAAGAATTCaggctcttttttccccttgctcaGAAGGGACTATGGATGAAAATATCCAGTGTATTTGTAAGTTCTCCAAGTTTCTCATGTACACAGCTCTCAGTAACACACACAACCCCTGCTCATGAAAATGCTCCCCTCTGAACATGGATTCCATCCCACCATATCAACGAACACTGGAATGAACCTCAGGGCTTAAGAAGTCATTACATATTTAAAACTGTTCAATTACTTCTCAggagagaaaaccaaaaaatgtctctcctttctctgtgtgtgatAAGCCAAAGTAAGCCCTGGTTCTGACACTGTGACACCCCTGGgccccagcccagtgccaccaccagagtggtgacagtgacagggcTGTACCTCCTCTTCCAGCACGATGTGTCTGATCAGAGCTGCTATGAGGTCAAGGTCCACCTTGTCATCATCCATCATTTCCAGGGCATCAATAGTGCTTGCTGAATacctgcagcagggaaagcacagaCACTGGTGACCTGGAACATGCAGAGCCACgtgctcctgttcctgctgtcAGGTCTCAGTCACAGAGGCATTAACCCACCTCTGAGCAGTTTGGTTCTGTGATCAATTCCCGCCCCTCCACATTTAGTTCAGTGTGATTATTGTCAGTTTGAGAATTGCCATGTCATGACTGAACTGCCTTTGAAGCACTTTGATCATATGTCTCCTCCTCTTGGACTGGCCAGGGACTAACAATCTGCATTTAGGtaacaaatttaaatttaaccTGAACAACTGACTCCCACAGTCTGCACAGGCAAAGGGAGCTAATTCTGAGCTCAAAGGCACTTCCCTGGTTGCCAGGAATTCCATCATCgttttccccagcagcagctgccccacCATTACTAAAGCCAGCAACACAATACAGCACCAATTTATGGTTAGGAACTGCCTGAAAACTTAAAGCAAAGGAGTAATCTGGGCCCACCTGCCCCTGAGCTGCCTGAGGTACTCGGGCCATCGCTCCCGGTacatctcctccttctcctccttgtcGGGCCGGCTCACGTGGCCCTGCAGGAATCCCCTCTTCCAGCGCGGCCGCCGCTCCGTGCTCTCGGGGCTGTACCTGGCATTGGGGACAGACACAGCTGCACTGCCTGGCAATGGGGACAGACACAGCTGCACTGGCACCTGCAGGGACTGCACTGCACTGTCTGGCACTGGGGACAGACCCAGCCACGCTGGCCCTGCAGGGactgcactgcactgcactTGTGCTTCAGCCACACCATGGAGGGGAGGTTCTTCAGGTTCTTCTGAGGCAGAAATCCTCCTTACAGGAACAGGCACCAGCCCCAGCAAACATGGGAACGGGCAGAACAAGAGTCTCAACAGCCACAAAGATGGGCTTGATTTAGAGACCTGAAACCCACTACACCAAAAGACAGACAAAGTTGTTCCCCCCCTCAAGCCAACAATTCCATGTGCCATCTGTAATTACTGTACAAGCTATGAGACTTCTCTTGGAAGgttttctgttcaaaaatacaagcaattcttttttattccaaGTAGTCTTTGAACATATATGCTAAGCCAACCCCTCCCCAAAATACTCTCTGAAATGATGTTCAGAAAACCCACTTACCTCAACTTCTCAATTACATCTTCCAGCAGATATTCCACCACTGGGAAAGTGAACCCCGGGATGTGAATCATTGGACAATGATCTGGGGGGGAAGGCACAACTCGGCTTTAAAACCACCAATGAAACACTGCAGTGAAGTAATAGAGGCAATAAATTCTTCCCTATTTCTGCAATAGAGCTGCCATGGCTGTGTGGTTTTgctgattatttattttcagattccCGAGGAATACACCAAATTCATCCCTAAGTGAAGCTGTTGAGTTAAAAAGCACAGGCAGCAAGCAGCGTATTGCACACCAGCATGCTCCCCTGGTTCCAGCCACAGGATAAAGCTGGGAGACTGAACAACTAACAGTTCAATCTGGTTGCCCACTCACACCAAGAATTCTAAAGTGTGGTAAATATGACTAAATATTTAACAGGAAAATGCTCCGTGGATTCTACTTCTGTAGCACGTCTGAAGAGCAAAACCGGAAGCAATACATGCTCGTGATGAGATAAAACAGAGAATCAGcatctccagcagctgccaactctttggaaaactgaagtaatttccTCTTTTGATAAAAATCAATTCTATAATTTAAGAACTGCATTTTACTGTAGAAGACTAAATTACTTAAGAGGAACATTTCTAGGAAGCATTTAACCTACCAAAATACTCGGAAAACTTCTCTGCATTTAGAGTAGCACTCATTAGTATGACTTTCAAATCCAGTCGAATATTTAGCAGATCTTTAATAATGCTCATTAAAACATCTGACTGAAGATTTCTTTCATGGATTTCATCAAGGACTACGTGACTGATGCTGGACAAGTGCCTAAAACAGAAGAGGAGGAATTTAAACAGTTGTTTTTagcaaaatgaaagaacagaGTCAGGACTCCTCTCATCACTGCATTCAGCTTTTCATCAAACAGGGACACTCACTTGTCCGACTGGAGCCACTGGAGGACAATTCCCGTGGTACAGTACAAAATTGAACCTTGTTTCCTTGGCAACCGACTGAAAGAGACACAATAAGAATTCCTCAGttctcttctgtatttcacAAAACACTTCAAAAGCTTAAGATCCAGGTGCAGATGCCAGTACAGACATGCTGAAGGTGCCTCACTGACTCGCTCACAGCTCACGGGGAGGAACAGGAATCAGGTCACAGCTGTATCCcttgggggaaggggaaggaccCAGGGGTCTGCCAGAGGCCCTGACATCCTTTATCATCACCTGCACAGTGCAGTGCTGaccccactgctgcagctgcccaggctCAGCACACAGGGCACTCGGGCACAGCAGTGAGACAGTCCTCACTGAGCACTGAAGAGAAAGAGCAGGGAGGCTCTCTAAGCTCCAACTGAAatgctggcagggctgagctgtccTCTCTCACCAGCAGTTTTGTTTCAACAATAAAGGTTCCATTATTTGCTGGTAACATTTCAGGTACCTTTTAAAACTACAGCTGACTCCAAATGTAAGAGCTTTTGCTCCATGAACTCCTGTCAATGCATCTATGACCTGATCCCAGGGGATTAGTCCATAGGTAAGTGTAGCAATTACATACTTTCCCACAGAAATATGGCTCAGATCATTCTCTCCTTTAGGATTTCCATTTTGCCTTGCAATTCCTGGATTAGGGACATCGCTTTTAGTTCTATCAACAGCAGAACCTTTTAGGAGATCTGAAAAAAGGGCCTACTAGACAAAGCACAACTTGGTACTGGTCGCTGTCACACACTGCATAAAACACAGCAACTGCATTCAAACTCTTTGCTAAAACTGAAAAACCTCATTCCCTACACCAGCTACTCACAAGAATTCCTTCTGGAGAAAATatcagcaggagagcagctaTTTAAGGACTGCTTTTCAAACTGTCTCCTTCGTGTAACAATAGCTGGTACTTCCCACaagagcagcaccaggagccaCTCACCTCTGCAGGCGGATCTGGTACCCCGTGCTCTTGCCACTGCCACAGGCCTCTGCCCTCTCAGCAGCCACCCTCTCAGCCAcctggggaaaacaaagaaaactctGAGAAATCCCACAGGTTGATCTGTGACTGAGCTACTCATCAGCAAGAAATACCTGGAACTGAGAAGTTCTGTAAATAACAAAGAAACGCCCTGAAAACcactttttctcctcccctgaGAACAGCGTTTCCTGTCAGCAACACACAGGTAAGTTTGTGTCCCAGGACAGACCTGAGAGGAACAGAACCACACTCCCCTTCAGCAGGGTGAGCTTTCCCTCAGGGTAAAGCAAGGGTCTCTCATCACTTGACACTGAACTAGCAAGAAGAGTAATTACTGAgcacctgaaagccaaactCTTTCCTGTCATTAATCCACCTCTAGAGGGCCTGACACAGCATTAGTTTTTATCGGAATTCACATTTGCACTGCAAAATCCATTAAAATCCCAGATATAACCCATGGCTACACTCGGAGAACGAGCCTGCAGTGCCAGTACTCAAACCCCCAACCAACACCCGTGAAATATCAAATCAGTGCACAGGAACAAACTCGTGGCTTGCAACAGAACCTCAGACAGCTGAGAAGGAGCACACAGAAAGCTCAGATTCACGGGCAAACCCCCCCAGGAAGCGAGTTTGCCGAGGGCACTCACGGAGATGGCGCTGATCCTCCTGGGCTGGGTGCAGACGATCCGGCACGTGGAGCCCTTCCCGCGCTCGATGTGGTCGTCCAGGATGAACTGGGTCACCTGGGTCGTCTTCCCACAGCCCGTCTCCCCACTGATCACAGTCACACGGTTGTTGTTGATCAGGTTCACGAGCTCCTGGTTCCACAGAGAACACGTTCACCGAGTTATTGTTCGAATCAGATTTTAGAGGGTTTGGACCATTCGCTGCTTCCGTGCAGTGACCCTTGAGCAGagtcacagcagctgaagaacaCTCAGCTGTTTGTCACAACACTGCAACTGAAGTTTAGTTTAAACCTCACAGGAGGTGTTCATTTGCACTTTCCATGCGTGGGGTTTAAAGCACATCCAACCTGAGCACTGGCTTTAAATCTTTAAATCTCGTATGAAAACAAcatgaaaggacaaaaaaaaaccaaccacaaaatacacttttaagttctctgcctcctgcttgTCTCCTGTACGACTCTGGGGACTAAAAACTACCATTTACCCTGTTGGCCTCCAAGACTGCACGAACTGAAGGGTTTTAGCACAGTATTTTAACGTATCTTGTACCATCAGGAAAAGCTTCCCAGCCCCTACTTCCCAAAGCCAAGGATTGTCAAGGGCATCATGACAATTTTAGGAAACAAACACTAACAGAAAGGACATTATGGCAAATAGatgaatttcaggaaaaagcTCACTAATCATTCACCGAACCTGCAAAAGCAAACCTATCAGAACGCTCACTTTCTACTTCACATAAGGGGCACCAAATGAAGAATTAACACCAATTAATAACAGCCCATACTGTCACTGATGTGATCCTGTCACTGGGAAACTAATGGCAGTCAGAGCCAGCAGTACAGCCACTATTTTtcaacacagcagcagaaacacgTATTCTCTGTAGTTAAACACACACCTACCTCTCTCATGCCATAGGAGGGGAGTTTCTCTCGAAACCTCTggggaacagaaaataaaagtatctTTAAACACCTCTTTAACTGAAGCAACATAACAGATTCCATCTATAATCCAGGCCAAACTGCAAAATAATGACAAACTCCTCAGCAATACTTATATAAACCCAGGCCCACGGGGAATAACTTTATTTCCATGTGTGCCTTCAGTTTCATTAAATTTAGCAAAATGATCTAAACCCAGTAGTTCAGCACATGTTGAGGTAGGCACACACAGCTGCAAGAGCAGGGCCTGGTACTGAAGGGAGAACTGGTGTTCATGGTAACTGTTTTACTTCACAGCTTTCTATACATGGATGTTAAAATAACATAAACTCTGTTTCTAAGAAGCAGATTCCTTCAGAGCCCATTGCTATGCTTTCAGTTTTAGACATAAGTGCAGGGACACAattcataaaaagaaacaaaaacccagcCAATAAAACAATGTGTCAGCTTTGAATTATAGATTCTAACTGTCCCTGAAATTGgtaatttcacatttttaatcaCTGTCTTATCAATAGGCACTTATAAAATTCTGAAGGCAATTTTTAACAAAAGTAACATTGTGACAACTTCctagaaaataaactgcaagcAGGTACATTTGCAGGTcagtttaactgaaaaaaaaaatccaacaaaaagtACCTGCATTTCAATATATCTGggatcagatctcttctttCTTAAGTCTTCTTTAAGCTGTTCATCTAAATCAGTATCctgctcatttttttcaaagagataTTCCACATCCCGATCCAGGGATGTTTTTTCCAAGACCGGTCTCCGTCTTACAGGAGCCTTTTCAGCATCTGGTTTCACCTTCACAGGCtgttctgcagggctggaatCAGAGAACACAAACCTCAGAGATGATCCCAGCTAAGCCTGGCCACGTGCAGGGAGCCACTACAGGAACACATGAACTTGGGGTTGAGATGTTTCATCCATCAGTCAATGAACCACCAGCCCGTAGGaatacagaatcatggaatggtttgtggtggaaggaccttaaagcccatccagccccacccctgccgtgggcagggacacctcccactagagCAGGtggctccaaaccctgtccaacctggccttggacacttccagggatggggcagccacagtttctctgtgcAGCCTGTCATTATGGTGCATGCCCGGGAACCAATTAAAGTCTGAAATTATGAGCCACCAAAAACTTTACATCAGTATCTAGAAAAGTAACATGTTCTTTCGTACCGAACGAAGCCACCAagcaacaaaacattttcagaaaattactgCTTGACCCAGCGCCCTGTAACTGTAACTGGCTCCTCCATGCCCTCATTTCAGCACACCTGCCCAGTTCTCCATCACCCGAAATCCTTAGCGAGTTCAGAACACACCTTGCTCCacagagggggagaaaagaCTCCAAAATTGCACAATAACTGAAAACACAAGTCAAATGCCACCTCTGGAAGAGTAACTCCAGAGACCAGAGAAGCTTAAAAGTCCCACATATGCATCCTAAGTAGGGCTTGAGATCAGTTACAAGATGTTATGATTTTAAGTAAAAATGTTACACCCGAAGCTCAGCGATGATGGAAGAGAGTTTTACAGCAATGGCTACAACCATTTCAGTGTGACAACACAGGTGGACAAACCTGTTAAGTCAACTCACTCACTAAAGGTAAATACCTTCTGGCACATCTTCCTGCCAGTCTGTGGGAAGTTTAAAAGAACCAGTGTCTCTTTACCTTTCCTCATCCCCGGACCACCAGGACATGGATTCTTGCTCTTTGTCGTTCTTAGCCTGGACGGAATTCAGGAGCTGCACGATCTGCTCTTCCCTGCGCTCGTCCATGCGCACGACGGCTCTCTGCGGGAACAGCACAGCCTGCCAGGGTGTGCGGGGCACGGACAGGGATCACCCCGCTAACGCCACACGCGCCCGCAGCCGGGCGGTCACGAGTGTGAGGGTTCCCCGGCACGGTCACAACTGTGAGGGTTCCCCGGGGCGGCTCCAAGcgcagggacacacacacacacactctctcacAGCCCGGTGCCGCCCGCCAAGGCTCACGAGGGGCGCGCCGCGTCCCCGCTGTCCCGTGTCCCTCACCTGCTGCCGGTCGGTGTCGCGGCTCTTCTGGCCCTGTTTCCGCGCGTACCACAGCCCGATCTCGCGGCCCTTCAGGTGGCTCGGGTGgcgcccgcgcccgccgcgcccgccgggCCCGCCCGCCGAGGGGCCGCCGGAGCCCGAGCCGCCATCGCCGCCGCGCCCGCGGCCCCAGTCCCGGCGGTGCTCGTAGCTCATGGCCGCGgcggcccggcccagccccgcTCGGAGGGGCGGTAGGGCTGAGGGAGCCCACAGGGCAGAGAGAGCCGATGGAGCCGGCCCGGCCCGCAGAGCCCcgcgcggcccggccccgcctcatccgccggcaccgcccgccccggccgcccGCACTTCCGCCCGCCTCAGGGACGCGGGTTCGAGTCCCGGACCCGCAAGGACACCGGTTCGAGTCCCCGCCCGGCAAAATGGGCactacataaatattttttttaaaaaaggatgtTCTTTGATGTTTGATCTTTGTAGGCTTTCAAGCTGCAAGGAGATGTTAAGGCTACACTAAATGTTGCTCTCCATCGTCACATACAGGGTTTGTGCCCTTTCTGGGACGGGGACTGTTCCCACAGTTTCTTTACAAAAGACAATACACATATTAAAATAGCCCCTGCTCTGGGTCTGTGGGCTGATCACTCGTGTATGGGATACACGGTGCCCAGGTTCTCCGGAGTGGGACATTCAACCTTTTAAATTAGGGAGAATTATTCACATCAGTATTACTCTTTCAACAGTGaattaacattttgttttcctgaacaCCACTGTGCAGCTGTAAATGCTTCTTCAACTTAATTTCTTTACGTATTCTCTTGCCTTTTCTCCCTTGTTGGTGTGATTTACTCACATTTCAGGATTTAGATCTCTGACAC from the Chiroxiphia lanceolata isolate bChiLan1 chromosome 10, bChiLan1.pri, whole genome shotgun sequence genome contains:
- the DHX36 gene encoding ATP-dependent DNA/RNA helicase DHX36 isoform X1, whose amino-acid sequence is MSYEHRRDWGRGRGGDGGSGSGGPSAGGPGGRGGRGRHPSHLKGREIGLWYARKQGQKSRDTDRQQRAVVRMDERREEQIVQLLNSVQAKNDKEQESMSWWSGDEESPAEQPVKVKPDAEKAPVRRRPVLEKTSLDRDVEYLFEKNEQDTDLDEQLKEDLRKKRSDPRYIEMQRFREKLPSYGMREELVNLINNNRVTVISGETGCGKTTQVTQFILDDHIERGKGSTCRIVCTQPRRISAISVAERVAAERAEACGSGKSTGYQIRLQSRLPRKQGSILYCTTGIVLQWLQSDKHLSSISHVVLDEIHERNLQSDVLMSIIKDLLNIRLDLKVILMSATLNAEKFSEYFDHCPMIHIPGFTFPVVEYLLEDVIEKLRYSPESTERRPRWKRGFLQGHVSRPDKEEKEEMYRERWPEYLRQLRGRYSASTIDALEMMDDDKVDLDLIAALIRHIVLEEEDGAILVFLPGWDNISTLHDLLMSQVMFKSDRFIIIPLHSLMPTVNQTQVFKKTPPGVRKIVIATNIAETSITIDDVVFVIDGGKIKETHFDTQNNISTMAAEWVSKANAKQRKGRAGRVQPGHCYHLYNGLRASLLDDYQLPEILRTPLEELCLQIKILKLGGIAYFLSKLMDPPSRDAVMLAINHLMELNALDRQEELTPLGVHLARLPVEPHIGKMILFGALFCCLDPVLTIAASLSFKDPFVIPLGKEKVADARRKELSKNTKSDHLTVVNAFTGWEETRRRGFRTEKDYCWEYFLSSNTLQMLHNMKGQFAEHLLAAGFVSSRDPKDPKSNTNSDNEKLLKAVICAGLYPKVAKIRPSFSKKRKMVKVCTKTDGSVNIHPKSVNVEETEFHYNWLVYHLKMRTSSIYLYDCTEVSPYCLLFFGGDISIQKDKDQDTIAVDEWIVFQSPARIAHLVKNLRQELDDLLQEKIENPHPVDWNDTKCRDTAVLTAIIDLITTQENEGLHNYAPRFQGERCS
- the DHX36 gene encoding ATP-dependent DNA/RNA helicase DHX36 isoform X2; amino-acid sequence: MDERREEQIVQLLNSVQAKNDKEQESMSWWSGDEESPAEQPVKVKPDAEKAPVRRRPVLEKTSLDRDVEYLFEKNEQDTDLDEQLKEDLRKKRSDPRYIEMQRFREKLPSYGMREELVNLINNNRVTVISGETGCGKTTQVTQFILDDHIERGKGSTCRIVCTQPRRISAISVAERVAAERAEACGSGKSTGYQIRLQSRLPRKQGSILYCTTGIVLQWLQSDKHLSSISHVVLDEIHERNLQSDVLMSIIKDLLNIRLDLKVILMSATLNAEKFSEYFDHCPMIHIPGFTFPVVEYLLEDVIEKLRYSPESTERRPRWKRGFLQGHVSRPDKEEKEEMYRERWPEYLRQLRGRYSASTIDALEMMDDDKVDLDLIAALIRHIVLEEEDGAILVFLPGWDNISTLHDLLMSQVMFKSDRFIIIPLHSLMPTVNQTQVFKKTPPGVRKIVIATNIAETSITIDDVVFVIDGGKIKETHFDTQNNISTMAAEWVSKANAKQRKGRAGRVQPGHCYHLYNGLRASLLDDYQLPEILRTPLEELCLQIKILKLGGIAYFLSKLMDPPSRDAVMLAINHLMELNALDRQEELTPLGVHLARLPVEPHIGKMILFGALFCCLDPVLTIAASLSFKDPFVIPLGKEKVADARRKELSKNTKSDHLTVVNAFTGWEETRRRGFRTEKDYCWEYFLSSNTLQMLHNMKGQFAEHLLAAGFVSSRDPKDPKSNTNSDNEKLLKAVICAGLYPKVAKIRPSFSKKRKMVKVCTKTDGSVNIHPKSVNVEETEFHYNWLVYHLKMRTSSIYLYDCTEVSPYCLLFFGGDISIQKDKDQDTIAVDEWIVFQSPARIAHLVKNLRQELDDLLQEKIENPHPVDWNDTKCRDTAVLTAIIDLITTQENEGLHNYAPRFQGERCS